The Myxococcota bacterium genome has a segment encoding these proteins:
- a CDS encoding MerR family transcriptional regulator: protein MSRAVRSAAEEPSYSMRDVVRATGLSEHALRAWERRHRAIEPQRSPGGTRRYSSEDLARILLLKRLVDGGARIGELAALPHDALLERAAARERRAAPDDPPWAPALEALSRFDAEAAQRLLAHELAARGAVGFATHVALPLLAELGERWHRGEAGPATEHLATALARHLLGDAVRARARGPETTTVVCATPQGERHELGLVAGAIVADAAGARVVFLGADLPPGEIARAARAARADVVLLALTALPEAASAPQLATLRAALPARTELWLGGPAAAAPRGPGVRILRDFEELDRHVRMRVRAGPAADGGAATSMV, encoded by the coding sequence ATGAGCCGGGCCGTCCGCTCCGCCGCCGAGGAGCCGTCGTACTCGATGCGCGACGTCGTGCGGGCGACCGGGCTCTCGGAGCACGCGCTGCGCGCCTGGGAGCGGCGCCATCGCGCGATCGAGCCGCAGCGAAGCCCGGGCGGAACGCGTCGCTACTCGTCCGAGGACCTCGCGCGCATCCTCCTGCTCAAGCGGCTCGTCGACGGCGGCGCGCGCATCGGCGAGCTCGCCGCGCTCCCGCACGACGCGCTGCTCGAGCGCGCCGCGGCGCGCGAGCGGCGCGCGGCGCCCGACGATCCGCCCTGGGCCCCGGCGCTCGAGGCGCTGTCGCGCTTCGATGCCGAAGCGGCGCAGCGCCTGCTCGCGCACGAGCTCGCGGCGCGCGGCGCCGTCGGGTTCGCGACGCACGTCGCACTGCCGCTGCTCGCGGAGCTCGGCGAGCGCTGGCACCGCGGCGAGGCGGGCCCCGCGACCGAGCACCTCGCGACCGCACTCGCCCGGCACCTGCTCGGCGACGCGGTGCGCGCGCGCGCGCGCGGGCCGGAGACGACGACCGTCGTCTGCGCGACGCCGCAGGGCGAGCGCCACGAGCTCGGGCTCGTCGCCGGCGCGATCGTCGCGGATGCGGCGGGCGCGCGCGTCGTGTTCCTCGGCGCCGACCTCCCGCCCGGGGAGATCGCGCGGGCGGCCCGCGCGGCGCGCGCCGACGTCGTCCTGCTCGCGCTGACGGCGCTGCCCGAGGCCGCGAGCGCGCCCCAGCTCGCCACTCTTCGCGCCGCCCTGCCCGCGCGCACGGAGCTGTGGCTCGGCGGCCCGGCCGCCGCGGCGCCGCGCGGTCCGGGCGTCCGGATCCTCCGCGATTTCGAGGAGCTCGACCGGCATGTGCGGATGCGAGTCCGCGCCGGGCCGGCCGCGGACGGCGGTGCGGCCACCTCGATGGTCTAG
- a CDS encoding DUF393 domain-containing protein: protein MNDDLAAVESVSASRGAAAGRRAPPRAARLEVFFDGDCPLCAREVAWLSARDRAGRLRFTDIAAPDFDPAAIGLDRAALMGRLHARTADGAWRTGMDALRAAWAEVGLGALLAPTGWRGLRPLFDALYALFALVRPHLPGRRAPACDGDRCAAPSARGRA from the coding sequence ATGAACGACGACCTCGCCGCTGTCGAATCCGTGTCCGCGTCGCGGGGTGCCGCGGCCGGTCGCCGCGCGCCGCCGCGCGCCGCGCGGCTCGAGGTGTTCTTCGACGGCGACTGCCCGCTCTGCGCGCGCGAGGTCGCGTGGCTGTCGGCGCGCGATCGCGCCGGTCGACTGCGCTTCACCGACATCGCCGCGCCCGACTTCGACCCGGCCGCGATCGGACTCGATCGCGCGGCGCTGATGGGCCGGCTCCATGCGCGGACCGCCGACGGCGCGTGGCGCACCGGCATGGATGCGCTGCGCGCGGCCTGGGCGGAAGTGGGCCTCGGCGCGCTCCTCGCGCCCACCGGCTGGCGCGGTCTGCGTCCGCTCTTCGACGCGCTCTACGCGCTCTTCGCGCTCGTCCGGCCGCACCTCCCGGGCCGTCGCGCACCGGCGTGCGACGGCGACCGCTGTGCCGCGCCGTCGGCGCGCGGGCGCGCGTGA
- a CDS encoding deoxyribodipyrimidine photo-lyase — translation MTRGVHWFRSDLRLRDNAAIDALAARCDEVAFAFVLDPRLLAAAPPDAPRVRFLLDGVERLERELARRGHALHVLRGEPVRELDRFLARARPEWLSFARATTPYGASRDARVRARAERAGVRVLAPKDAVVFGADELRTKSGGLYQVFGPYQRAWLARLAEEGLGAPCATRLPRPCAVRDARAGTLAAGLARAERRGGAAASAADERASIPVAGEAAARRRLEAFVERGLLRYATARDLPAVDGTSRLSPHLRFGAVSARDCIRAATDAAACDARLREGAARWVGELCWRDFYAAQLEEHPRIARGSFRADFDALEWDGDDALFARWRDGRTGFPIVDAGMRQLAATGWMHNRVRMIVASFLTKDLGIDWRRGERLFFERLVDGDPASNNGGWQWSASTGTDPQPYFRIFNPTSQGRRFDPDGDYVRRFVPELARLDAREIHAPDADARAACDYPAPCVDHAEARERALARYRRAIGRAPGAGATRAKPARRRAKARR, via the coding sequence GTGACGCGCGGCGTCCACTGGTTCCGATCGGATCTCCGGCTGCGCGACAACGCGGCGATCGATGCGCTCGCCGCGCGCTGCGACGAGGTGGCGTTCGCGTTCGTGCTCGACCCGCGCCTGCTCGCGGCGGCGCCGCCCGACGCGCCGCGCGTGCGCTTCCTGCTCGACGGCGTCGAGCGCCTCGAGCGCGAGCTCGCACGCCGCGGCCACGCCCTGCACGTCCTGCGCGGCGAGCCCGTGCGCGAGCTCGACCGGTTCCTCGCGCGCGCGCGTCCCGAGTGGCTCTCGTTCGCGCGCGCGACGACGCCCTATGGCGCGAGCCGCGACGCGCGCGTGCGCGCGCGCGCCGAGCGCGCGGGCGTGCGGGTGCTCGCGCCGAAGGACGCGGTCGTCTTCGGAGCCGACGAGCTGCGCACGAAGAGCGGCGGCCTGTACCAGGTGTTCGGGCCGTATCAGCGCGCGTGGCTCGCGCGGCTCGCCGAGGAAGGGCTCGGCGCGCCGTGCGCGACGCGCCTCCCGCGCCCGTGCGCGGTGCGCGACGCGCGTGCGGGCACGCTCGCGGCGGGGCTCGCGCGCGCGGAGCGTCGCGGCGGCGCGGCGGCGTCCGCCGCGGACGAGCGCGCGTCGATCCCGGTCGCGGGCGAGGCCGCCGCGCGGCGGCGACTCGAGGCCTTCGTCGAGCGCGGCCTGCTTCGCTATGCGACGGCGCGCGACCTCCCCGCGGTCGACGGCACGTCGCGGCTCTCGCCCCACCTGCGGTTCGGCGCGGTGTCGGCGCGCGACTGCATCCGCGCCGCGACCGACGCCGCGGCGTGCGACGCCCGGCTGCGCGAGGGCGCCGCGCGCTGGGTCGGCGAGCTCTGCTGGCGCGACTTCTACGCCGCGCAGCTCGAGGAGCACCCGCGCATCGCGCGCGGGTCCTTCCGCGCGGACTTCGACGCGCTCGAGTGGGACGGCGACGACGCGCTCTTCGCGCGCTGGCGCGACGGTCGCACGGGCTTCCCGATCGTCGACGCCGGCATGCGGCAGCTCGCGGCGACGGGCTGGATGCACAACCGCGTGCGCATGATCGTCGCGAGCTTCCTGACGAAGGACCTCGGCATCGACTGGCGCCGCGGCGAGCGGCTCTTCTTCGAGCGCCTCGTCGACGGCGACCCCGCGTCGAACAACGGCGGCTGGCAGTGGTCGGCGTCGACGGGCACCGACCCGCAGCCCTACTTCCGCATCTTCAACCCGACGTCGCAGGGGCGGCGCTTCGACCCCGACGGCGACTACGTGCGGCGCTTCGTACCGGAGCTCGCGCGCCTCGACGCGCGCGAGATCCACGCGCCCGACGCCGACGCGCGCGCCGCCTGCGACTACCCCGCTCCCTGCGTCGACCACGCCGAGGCGCGCGAGCGCGCGCTCGCGCGCTACCGCCGCGCGATCGGCCGCGCGCCGGGCGCGGGCGCGACCAGAGCGAAGCCCGCGAGGCGTCGCGCGAAGGCCCGCCGGTGA
- a CDS encoding SRPBCC family protein encodes MTRRVRTLERAQDLPLPRDAVFPFFAEAGNLEAITPPELRFRFVTPLPIAMRAGARIEYRLSLFRVPFGWTTEITGWDPPHGFVDEERRGPFALWRHEHRFEDIDGGAATRMRDTVHYALPLSPLGDLAHPLVRARLDRIFDFRAAEIGRRIAAGAWTTHG; translated from the coding sequence GTGACGCGGCGCGTCCGCACGCTCGAGCGCGCGCAGGACCTGCCGCTCCCGCGCGACGCGGTGTTCCCGTTCTTCGCCGAGGCGGGGAACCTCGAGGCGATCACCCCGCCGGAGCTGCGCTTCCGCTTCGTGACGCCGCTGCCCATCGCGATGCGCGCGGGCGCGCGCATCGAATACCGCCTCTCGCTCTTCCGCGTCCCGTTCGGTTGGACGACCGAGATCACGGGCTGGGATCCGCCGCACGGCTTCGTCGACGAGGAGCGCCGCGGCCCGTTCGCGCTCTGGCGCCACGAGCACCGCTTCGAGGACATCGACGGCGGAGCCGCGACGCGCATGCGGGACACGGTGCACTACGCGCTTCCCCTGTCGCCGCTCGGCGACCTCGCGCACCCTCTCGTGCGCGCGCGGCTCGATCGCATCTTCGATTTCCGCGCGGCCGAGATCGGGCGGCGCATCGCCGCGGGAGCGTGGACGACGCATGGCTGA
- a CDS encoding DUF523 and DUF1722 domain-containing protein encodes MAEARLRIGVSSCLLGNGVRYDGGHKRDAFLVDQLGPFVEWVPVCPEVEAGLGTPRPSIQLVEEGGALRALETRSRRDRTRALERQARARVRDLRGLDLAGYVLKRDSPSCGMERVRVHREGQPVRRDGRGLFAAALLEAMPDLPVEEEGRLHDPRLRENFIERLFAYRRVRDLFAGPWRARDVVAFHTAHKIQVMAHSNESYRELGRLVARVRELPRAGFRDAYQAGFMGALRRLASRGRVANALHHMTGHLRGRVSSDDRRELAQLVDDYRAGLVPLVVPLTLLRHHARACEVDYLLGQVFLDPHPRELMLRNHV; translated from the coding sequence ATGGCTGAGGCGCGCCTTCGGATCGGGGTCTCGTCGTGTCTGCTGGGCAACGGCGTGCGCTACGACGGCGGCCACAAGCGCGACGCGTTCCTGGTCGACCAGCTCGGCCCGTTCGTCGAGTGGGTGCCCGTGTGTCCCGAGGTGGAGGCGGGCCTCGGCACGCCGCGCCCGTCGATCCAGCTGGTGGAGGAGGGCGGGGCGCTCCGCGCGCTCGAGACGCGCTCGCGCCGCGACCGCACGCGGGCGCTCGAGCGTCAGGCGCGGGCCCGCGTGCGCGACCTGCGCGGGCTCGACCTCGCCGGCTACGTCCTCAAGCGCGACTCGCCGAGCTGCGGGATGGAGCGCGTGCGCGTCCACCGCGAAGGCCAGCCCGTGCGCCGCGACGGCCGCGGGCTCTTCGCCGCCGCGCTGCTCGAGGCGATGCCCGACCTCCCGGTCGAGGAGGAAGGGCGTCTCCACGATCCGCGCCTGCGCGAGAACTTCATCGAGCGCCTGTTCGCCTATCGACGCGTGCGGGACCTGTTCGCCGGGCCCTGGCGGGCGCGCGACGTCGTCGCCTTCCACACCGCGCACAAGATCCAGGTGATGGCGCACTCGAACGAGTCCTACCGCGAGCTCGGTCGGCTCGTCGCGCGCGTGCGCGAGCTCCCGCGCGCGGGCTTCCGCGACGCCTATCAAGCGGGCTTCATGGGCGCGCTCCGCCGGCTCGCCTCGCGCGGTCGCGTGGCGAACGCGCTGCACCACATGACGGGCCACCTCCGCGGTCGCGTCTCGTCGGACGACCGCCGCGAGCTCGCGCAGCTCGTCGACGACTATCGCGCGGGCCTCGTTCCGCTCGTCGTGCCGCTCACGCTGCTGCGCCATCACGCGCGCGCGTGCGAGGTCGACTACCTGCTCGGGCAGGTCTTCCTCGACCCGCATCCGCGCGAGCTCATGCTGCGCAACCACGTCTAG
- a CDS encoding cyclopropane-fatty-acyl-phospholipid synthase family protein, giving the protein MALAEAGRVPDAIVRFAIRRIVALRARGEARTARSAREFARAMRAQPVLTHAAEANRQHYEVPAELFERVLGPRLKYSCAWFADDHGDLARAEEEMLALTCERAGLEDGMRVLDLGCGWGSLSTFVAERFPRARVLAVSNSRTQRAFLLDRCAKRGLANVEVRTADAALLELPAAGFDRVVSVEMFEHVRDWHALYARIARWLAPDGRFFQHVFCHRAHPYRFEDEGGTDWMARNFFSGGIMPSFDLPEAVGGALAVEARWRVSGTHYARTAEAWLARADAQRDALRRVLAAAGGADVDAARALQRWRMFFMACAELFAFRDGEEWLVGHYLLRPTERRA; this is encoded by the coding sequence ATCGCGCTGGCGGAAGCGGGCCGCGTTCCCGACGCGATCGTCCGCTTCGCGATCCGGCGCATCGTCGCGCTGCGCGCGCGCGGAGAGGCGCGCACCGCGCGCTCGGCGCGCGAGTTCGCGCGCGCGATGCGCGCGCAGCCCGTGCTCACGCACGCGGCCGAAGCCAACCGACAGCACTACGAGGTGCCGGCGGAGCTCTTCGAGCGCGTCCTCGGTCCGCGCCTCAAGTACAGCTGCGCGTGGTTCGCCGACGACCACGGCGACCTCGCGCGCGCCGAGGAGGAGATGCTCGCGCTCACGTGCGAGCGCGCGGGTCTCGAGGACGGCATGCGCGTCCTCGACCTCGGCTGCGGATGGGGCTCGCTGTCGACCTTCGTCGCCGAGCGCTTCCCGCGCGCGCGCGTGCTCGCGGTCTCGAACTCGCGCACGCAGCGCGCGTTCCTCCTCGATCGCTGCGCGAAGCGGGGCCTCGCGAACGTCGAGGTGCGGACGGCGGACGCGGCGCTCCTCGAGCTCCCCGCGGCGGGCTTCGACCGCGTCGTCTCGGTGGAGATGTTCGAGCACGTGCGCGACTGGCACGCGCTCTACGCGCGCATCGCGCGCTGGCTCGCGCCCGACGGGCGCTTCTTCCAGCACGTCTTCTGCCACCGCGCCCACCCGTACCGCTTCGAGGACGAGGGCGGCACCGACTGGATGGCGCGGAACTTCTTCAGCGGCGGGATCATGCCGTCCTTCGACCTGCCGGAGGCCGTGGGCGGAGCGCTCGCGGTCGAGGCCCGCTGGCGCGTTTCGGGCACGCACTACGCGCGCACGGCCGAGGCCTGGCTCGCGCGCGCCGACGCGCAGCGCGACGCGCTCCGGCGCGTGCTCGCCGCCGCCGGCGGCGCCGACGTCGATGCGGCGCGCGCGCTGCAGCGCTGGCGGATGTTCTTCATGGCGTGCGCCGAGCTGTTCGCCTTCCGCGACGGCGAGGAATGGCTCGTCGGCCACTACCTCCTGCGCCCGACGGAGCGGCGCGCGTGA
- a CDS encoding FAD-dependent oxidoreductase: MRVAIVGGGVAGLVCAHRLCEAHDVELFEASEWLGGHAHTVDVEVDGVAVAVDTGFIVYNERNYPRFTALLRELGVETRPTGMSFGFRSDRTGIEYAGGSWSGLLASPRHLLRPRYLAMLRDAARFYRTAARALEDDALEGVSLGDWLERERYGAAFCEDHLLAMGGAIWSVRAEHVRAFPARAFLEFFANHGLLTLSDRPRWRVVRGGSRRYVDALAKGFRERVRLGAPVASIRRDAEGVEVATEAGGAYRFDAVVLACHSDQALALLADATARERDVLGAIAYQANDVVLHTDESHLPRARRARAAWNYRVPVADGERVTVTYDMSLLQGLDTPRPLLVTLNASEPVREDAVLGRFEYAHPVFDARAVAARARHGELQGERHTYYAGAYWGHGFHEDGVASAHRAVAALEAHARRRSRAGRGA; this comes from the coding sequence GTGAGGGTCGCGATCGTCGGCGGCGGCGTCGCGGGCCTCGTGTGCGCGCACCGGCTGTGCGAGGCGCACGACGTCGAGCTCTTCGAGGCATCGGAGTGGCTCGGTGGCCACGCGCACACGGTCGACGTCGAGGTCGACGGGGTGGCCGTCGCGGTCGACACCGGCTTCATCGTCTACAACGAGCGCAACTATCCCCGCTTCACCGCGCTCCTGCGCGAGCTCGGCGTCGAGACGCGCCCGACCGGGATGAGCTTCGGCTTCCGCTCGGATCGCACGGGAATCGAGTACGCGGGAGGCAGCTGGAGCGGCCTGCTCGCGTCGCCGCGCCACCTCCTGCGGCCGCGCTACCTGGCGATGCTGCGCGACGCGGCGCGCTTCTACCGCACGGCCGCGCGCGCGCTCGAGGACGACGCGCTCGAGGGCGTGTCGCTCGGCGACTGGCTCGAGCGCGAGCGCTACGGCGCCGCGTTCTGCGAGGACCACCTGCTCGCGATGGGCGGCGCCATCTGGTCGGTGCGCGCCGAGCACGTGCGCGCCTTCCCGGCGCGCGCGTTCCTCGAGTTCTTCGCGAACCACGGCCTGCTCACGCTCTCCGATCGCCCGCGCTGGCGCGTGGTGCGCGGCGGCTCGCGCCGCTACGTCGACGCGCTCGCGAAGGGCTTCCGCGAGCGCGTCCGGCTCGGCGCGCCGGTCGCGTCGATCCGACGCGACGCCGAAGGCGTCGAGGTCGCGACGGAAGCGGGCGGCGCGTACCGCTTCGACGCCGTCGTCCTCGCCTGCCACAGCGACCAGGCGCTCGCGCTCCTCGCCGACGCGACCGCGCGCGAGCGCGACGTCCTCGGCGCGATCGCGTACCAGGCGAACGACGTCGTGCTGCACACCGACGAATCCCACCTCCCGCGCGCGCGCCGCGCGCGCGCCGCGTGGAACTACCGCGTTCCCGTCGCGGACGGCGAGCGCGTGACCGTCACCTACGACATGAGCCTCCTGCAGGGGCTCGACACGCCGCGTCCCCTGCTCGTGACGCTGAACGCCAGCGAGCCCGTCCGCGAGGACGCGGTACTCGGCCGGTTCGAGTACGCGCACCCGGTCTTCGATGCGCGCGCCGTCGCGGCGCGCGCGCGACACGGCGAGCTCCAGGGCGAACGGCACACCTACTACGCCGGCGCCTACTGGGGACACGGGTTCCACGAGGACGGCGTCGCGAGCGCGCACCGGGCCGTCGCCGCGCTCGAGGCCCATGCGCGGCGGCGCTCGCGCGCGGGGCGCGGCGCGTGA
- a CDS encoding DUF1365 family protein, translating to MRSAFYTGTVVHARRHPAHAFEPRVRMYWLELDEIPMLVRDGLVSTRRFARRCFRRADHPGDAATPLDVAIRDLVEGRTGARPRGPIALLTQLRQLGVRFDPVSFFYCLSPSRDAIEAVVADVSNTPWGERHTYVLAPDAGAAAPGGAALDVSVRKTFHVSPFLGMDVAHRFRLSLPGETLDVAIDDVGSDGVRFAARLRLARRPFAEGRRGACAPLATLAGIYARALRIALLGAPFHPHPRRLAARPADAEEPVS from the coding sequence GTGAGGAGCGCCTTCTACACGGGCACCGTCGTGCACGCGCGCCGCCACCCCGCGCACGCGTTCGAGCCGCGCGTCCGCATGTACTGGCTCGAGCTCGACGAGATCCCGATGCTCGTGCGCGACGGCCTCGTGTCGACGCGCCGCTTCGCGCGCCGCTGCTTCCGGCGCGCCGACCACCCCGGCGACGCGGCGACGCCGCTCGACGTCGCGATCCGCGATCTCGTCGAGGGCCGGACGGGCGCGCGGCCTCGCGGGCCGATCGCGCTCCTCACGCAGCTGCGCCAGCTCGGCGTGCGCTTCGACCCCGTGAGCTTCTTCTACTGCCTGTCGCCTTCGCGCGACGCGATCGAGGCCGTCGTCGCCGACGTCTCGAACACGCCCTGGGGCGAGCGCCACACCTACGTGCTCGCGCCCGACGCGGGCGCCGCCGCGCCCGGCGGCGCCGCGCTCGACGTCTCCGTCCGCAAGACGTTCCATGTGTCGCCGTTCCTCGGCATGGACGTCGCGCACCGCTTCCGGCTCTCGCTTCCGGGCGAGACGCTCGACGTCGCGATCGACGACGTGGGGAGCGACGGCGTGCGCTTCGCCGCGCGCCTCCGGCTCGCGCGACGCCCCTTCGCCGAGGGACGCCGCGGCGCGTGCGCGCCGCTCGCGACGCTCGCGGGCATCTACGCCCGCGCGCTCCGCATCGCCCTGCTCGGCGCGCCCTTCCACCCGCATCCGCGCCGTCTCGCCGCACGGCCCGCGGACGCCGAGGAGCCCGTCTCGTGA
- a CDS encoding cyclopropane-fatty-acyl-phospholipid synthase family protein, producing MTQTDVAFRPTADRASREARSRLQERVRAALHAKLARLEASRVAWHEDGAALAFGRPDASRAARIDVHAPRFYSRLVREGSLGAARAYIDGDWSSPDLAALLRVVVAEPALFGGLDGPLARAASAGRALLAPLARNTRRGSRRNIAAHYDLGDALFERMLDPTMTYSSAVFPAPDATLEEAQVEKMDRLCRRLALAPGQRVLEIGTGWGGFALHAAGRHGARVTTTTVSRAQYEGARARFARDPAGRRIELLLRDYRDLAGTYDRLVSIEMIEAVGDAFLDGYLRACSERLAPDGAMALQAIVIGDQGYEAARRHVDFIKQYVFPGGCLPSVERIARGVARATDLRFVALEDIGAHYAETLRRWRARFDAAEPELRELGFDDAFLRTWRYYLAYCEAGFEERHIGCVQIVLAKPGHRPPVPGLSTPLAG from the coding sequence GTGACGCAGACCGACGTCGCCTTCCGACCCACCGCCGACCGCGCGTCCCGCGAAGCGCGAAGCCGGCTGCAGGAGCGCGTGCGCGCGGCGCTCCACGCGAAGCTCGCGCGCCTCGAGGCGTCGCGCGTCGCGTGGCACGAAGACGGCGCGGCGCTCGCGTTCGGTCGCCCCGACGCGTCGCGCGCGGCGCGCATCGACGTGCACGCGCCGCGCTTCTACTCGCGTCTCGTCCGCGAGGGGAGCCTCGGCGCGGCGCGCGCGTACATCGACGGCGACTGGTCGTCGCCGGACCTCGCGGCGCTGCTGCGGGTCGTGGTCGCCGAGCCCGCGCTCTTCGGCGGTCTCGACGGGCCGCTCGCGCGCGCGGCGTCGGCCGGGCGCGCACTGCTCGCGCCGCTCGCGCGCAACACGCGGCGCGGCAGTCGCCGCAACATCGCCGCTCACTACGACCTCGGCGACGCGCTCTTCGAGCGCATGCTCGACCCGACGATGACCTACTCGTCCGCCGTCTTCCCGGCGCCGGACGCGACGCTCGAGGAGGCGCAGGTCGAGAAGATGGATCGCCTCTGTCGTCGGCTCGCGCTCGCGCCGGGGCAGCGCGTGCTCGAGATCGGGACGGGCTGGGGCGGCTTCGCGCTCCACGCCGCGGGCCGCCACGGCGCGCGCGTCACGACGACGACCGTCTCCCGCGCGCAGTACGAGGGCGCGCGCGCGCGCTTCGCGCGCGATCCGGCGGGCCGGCGCATCGAGCTCCTGCTGCGCGACTACCGCGACCTCGCGGGCACCTACGACCGCCTCGTGTCGATCGAGATGATCGAGGCGGTCGGCGACGCCTTCCTCGACGGCTACCTGCGCGCGTGCAGCGAGCGTCTCGCTCCCGACGGTGCGATGGCCCTCCAGGCGATCGTCATCGGCGACCAGGGCTACGAGGCCGCGCGCCGCCACGTCGACTTCATCAAGCAGTACGTGTTCCCGGGCGGCTGCCTGCCCTCGGTCGAGCGGATCGCGCGCGGCGTCGCGCGCGCCACCGACCTGCGCTTCGTCGCGCTCGAGGACATCGGCGCGCACTACGCCGAGACGCTGCGCCGCTGGCGCGCGCGCTTCGACGCCGCGGAGCCCGAGCTGCGCGAGCTCGGCTTCGACGACGCCTTCCTCCGCACCTGGCGCTACTACCTCGCCTACTGCGAGGCCGGGTTCGAGGAGCGCCACATCGGCTGCGTGCAGATCGTCCTCGCGAAGCCGGGCCATCGTCCGCCGGTGCCGGGGCTCAGTACTCCGCTCGCAGGATGA